A segment of the Deltaproteobacteria bacterium genome:
AAGGCAGCTTCACCGTTGGCGGCGAGACGAAGGAGCTGGGTGCCGGGGAGATCGCGCTGGCGGCTGCCGGACAGAGTCACGGCGTGGCCAACAAAAGCGGCGGCCGGCTGGTTACTTTGGTTTTTGTGACACCCAAGCCACACCATTAGTAGGGACAGGTCGCGACCTGTCCCTAAGGATTTTATGAACACGAGCACGTTCCGGGGAAACGATCATGGCTGATGACATTCAACTTGTGACCCAGGCGAACCAGAACTTTTACCGCGTCTTCGAGACTTTAAAGATCGCGGAGATGGAGAAAGTCTGGGCGAGGGATGTCGAGATTCAATGCGGCCATCCTGGCTGGCGCATGCTGCGCGGCTGGGGGCCGGTCATGGAGAGTTGGCAGCGCATCTTCGAAAACACGCCGTCGATGAAGTTCATTCTCACCGATGTGAAGGTTGAGGTGCACGGCGATCTCGCCTGGGTGACGCTCTACGAAAACCTCAGCAGCTCGGTTCAAGGGCAAAACTACACGGCGTCGGTTCTGACCACCAACATGTTCCAGAGAAGCGCCGATGGCTGGCGCATGATCTTGCACCACGGCTCGTCGGTGTCGCAGCCGCCGGATACGGACGAGATATCGACGGTGCATTAGAAATTAAGAGTTTTGCGACAAGCTCAGGACGAACGGAATCGGAGTCGAAATCGTTCAACAATGATCCGTTCGTCCTGAGCCCGTCGCAGGACTCCGAGTAAATTTTAAGAGCAATCGCAAATTCAACAGCGATTCATGCCTCATCTTGAGGGAAAGACTGCGCTTGTCACCGGCGCCGGCCGCGGCATAGGGCGAGCAATCGCTCTTACGCTGGCACATGTCGGCTGCCGCGTGGTTCTGACTGCACGCACGCAGGCACAGCTCGACGAAGTTAAACAGACTGTCTTCGCGGTTGGTTCGCCGTCTTTGGTCGTGGCTGCGGATCTGAGCCGCGATGACGACATTCAACGCTTGGTTGCTGAATGCCAGGCCTTCGGCAGTGTAGATATCCTGGTGAACAACGCCGGGTGGGGAAAGAAGAATACCGTCGTCCGATCCCACGTCGAAGATTGGGATCAGACATTGCGCTTAAACCTGCGCACGCCCATGATGCTTGCCAAGGCCTTTCTTCCTGCCATGATCGAGAAGGGTGAAGGCGCCGTTATCAATATCGGTTCTATATCCGGCAAGTCCGGCGAAGCCGGTTCATCGGCCTACGCCGCGTCGAAATTTGGCCTGATCGGATTTACCCAATCGCTCTACGAAGAGGTGCGCGAGCACGGTATCAAAGTCAGTGTGATCCTGCCCGGCTTCGTCGACACCTCGATGATTCCACCGGTCAAGCATATCGATCGCGCCAAGATGATTCGTCCGCAGGATGTCGCCGACGCGGTGATGTTTGTGCTGAGCGCCTCGCCGACTTGTTGCCCGGTGGAATTGACTATTAGACCGCAGCGAACGCCGTATCGATAAGAACGTTTCGCGCAAAGGCATGGGAGCGCACAAAGGAAAGCCCGACGATGAATACCGTATCGCTTCGACTTTTTAGCCAGGTAACCTTGGCAACGTAGCCGCTAAGCGCAGAGAGCGCTGAGGTAGGGCAGCGATACGTCTTCCAAACTTCTGACCACTGCGTTGGCTTCGCCGAGCAGCTCGGCCGGGTGCGAATTGGTCACCGCCAAGCACTTCATGCCGGCGCGGCGCGCGCCTTTGATGCCTTCTTTGGAGTCTTCGATGACAACGCAATCCGCCGCCGTGATCGCATGACTTGCGGGCGATTGCGCATTAAGTCCTGCCAGCGCTTTCAGAAAAATTTCCGGTTCCGGCTTGCCGCGCGTGACATCCTCGGCGCTGACGATGACGCGAAAAGCATCTTTCACCCCCACCGTCGTAAGGATGGTTTCGATCTCGTTGCGCAGCGCGCCCGAGGCGACGGCGAGGGGCAGAGTAGGGGATAACGTCGCGATCAACTCTATTACGCCGGGAAAGATCGCCACATGCCGGCGAATCGCTTCCTGGTAGTAAACGGCTTTGCGCTCAATCAACTGGGCGAGTTCTGCGGCATCTAGCTCCCGTTGGTTTTCCCGAAAGCCGGCTTCGAAGGCGCCGCGATCGTCGAAGCCAAGATAACGGCTATAGTACGCCTCTTCAGTTAAATTGATGTCTTCTTCGGCGAATACTTTTTGGAAAAGTTGGAAGTGAATCGGCTCGTCGTCGACGATGATGCCGTTAAAATCGAAGATAACTGCGCGGAGCATGGCTGGAGTGTACCCGAAGCGGCTTTTGTTTCAACGCCTTCTGGGCTAAGAATTGACTCATGGCATCAGATCACGATCATCATGCGCACCAGGCGGCGCACGGTCACACCGGCCACGGCCACATCGAATATCGCTATTGCCCAAAGTGCGGCGGCGGTCTGGACAAAAGGGTGGTGAAAACCAACGAGCCGCGCCGGCTCGTCTGCCAGCTTTGCTCGTTTATCTTTTACCAGGACCCCAAAGTGGTCGCCGGCACCGTTTTCACGCTCGACGGCGGTATCGTGTTACTAAAACGTGGCGTCGAACCTGAAATCGGCAAGTGGGTTTTTCCCGGGGGGTACGTCGATCGCGGTGAGAGTGTGCAGGATGCTGCGGTGCGCGAGACCAAAGAAGAGTCGCAGCTCGACGTCAAACTGGGACCGCTGTTGAACGTCTATTCTTACCCGAAATCAGCCAACGTGATCGTGGTTTATACCGCAAAAGTGATCGGCGGGGTTTTGACCGCCGCGGATGAGTCGACCGAAGCGAAAGTGTTTTCGCCGAAAGAAATCCCGTGGGAGGAGCTAGCCTTCGTCAGCACGCGGGACGCGCTCAATGATTACATCAAGAATTATCTGTAGCTCGTAACAAAAAAAGGCCCGCCGACTCTGCGCCGGCGGGCCTTTTGCCAAAAAGATTTCTCACCTATTCCAGGTCCACTAGAATATCATCGCCCTCAACTTTGACTGCGTATTTCTGAGTGGGCAGCGACGGCAGTAATTCATTCTCACCGGTGGTGACGTTGTAGCGCCAGCCATGCCAAGGGCAGATAACGGTCGTGCCGTCCAGCTCGCCTTCGGCCAACGGGCCACCACGGTGGCCGCAGACGTCGTTGATCGCGTAGATCCTGCCGTCGATATTAAACACTCCCACGGCTTTGCCGTTCAATTCCAGGCTTTTGCCGCAGCCTGCTTTCACGTCGCCAAGCGCGCAAACCTTTACGAAGTTGGCCATTCCTTAGTTCCTTTCCCGTAGGGAACAAATTTCAAATTAATATACGGGCTTGCGAGCAGGTTTCAAGTGGCGCTTCATGCCGGTCGCAGTAACGGTCGGGGCGTGACCGTGGCGCCGATGCTCTGGCAGGCTCGGTGCACGTCTAGCTTCATGCCTGGCTGCCAAAAGTCTTTGTTTAAATACCCCAAGGCGATGGGGCGCTGGAGCGCAGGCGATTGGACGGAACAGGTGATGTGGCCGACTTCCTTTTCACTGGCAAAAATCTTGTCGCCGCTGACGGCCGCAGTGTTGCCGTCGAGCAATAGGCCGCAGAGCTTTTTGTTGACGTGGCCGCGTGAGCGAATGCGCTCGACGACTTCTTGGCCGAGATAACAGCCTTTGCTGAAGCTGACGGCGTCGTCCAAGCCAACTTCAAGTAAAAGATTATCTTCATCGAAGTCGACGCCGTAGCGGGCAAGACCGTTTTCGACCCGTAGGATGTTTTGCGCCTGTTCGCCGACCCAGGGGGCGCCGCGATCCGTCAGAGTCTGAGCAAACTTTTCCAATTGAGCGGTCTGCACAATGATGTCGTAACCGGGCGCGCCGTAACGGTCGGCATGAACCACGCAAACAAGGCCGCCGTCAAACTGGATCATGGCGTGCTGGTGGACCCGGTCAGGCAGGCCGGCTCCCGCCAGTGTTTCGTTTAGGACGCTTGCTGCCCGCGGTCCCTGCAACGACAGCATCTTCCAGTGGTCATTGGGATCCTGAATCTCGACTTCATCGGCGACCAAATAGCGGTTCAAGTGATTGATGATCTTTTCCTTAAGCGGCTCCCAAAAATCCACGTAGAAAGAATTCATCGCGCAAAGCACCCGCAGGCCGGCCACCACTTTGCCTTGCTGGGTCAGTAACGCGGCCGACTGACCTTCGAACATGCGCAGGGCGCGCAGGTCGTTCGACAACATGCCTTGAAGAAAGGACAGGCGATCCGGGCCGGTAAACTGCAGCATCGCGCGCTGCGAAAGATCGATGAGCCCGACGGCATTGCGAACCGCTCGGTACTCCTCCTCGGGGTTGCCGAAGTGATCTGGCAGCAGCCAGCTATCACGTTCTTGCCACGTCACGCCGTGGCGATTATGCCAACCGGCTAAGGTTGTTTGCTTTGCCATATCTGCAAAAAATATAGCGTCAACGCTTTTTGTTGACAATGCTCAGCCGGTGTCGGTCAATCGTTGCTACCGGCTTTCCCGGTATGATAGAGAGCTAAGTACAATTTTCAAACGGAGGTGCTCCATGGCTGGTATGGAAGGTCAGAAAGCGCCGGCGTTTACCCTGGCGGGGAGCGACGGCAAACAGCACTCGCTCAGCGAGTACGCTGGCAAGAACGTGATCCTGTGGTTTTATCCGAAAGACGATACCCCTGGCTGAACCAAAGAGGCGTGCGGGTTCCGCGACGCTATCGATACAGTTGCTAAAGCCAATACTGTCGTCGTGGGTGTGAGCCCCGACGGCATCGATTCTCATAATCAGTTCATCAACAAATTCAATCTGCCATTTGTTCTGTTGTCCGATCCACAGAAAGACGCCATGAAGGCCTACGGCGCCTGGGGGCCGCGTAAGAACGCCCAAGGCGAAGTCTCGGAAGGCACAATCCGCTCGACGGCGTTGATCGGTCCAGACGGCACGATCAAGAAGCACTGGATTCCCGTCGCCGACGCTGGGGCGCACCCGGCTGAGGTCTTGGCGGCGCTGAAGTAAGCGGAGCATGCTTCGACAGGTCTCAGCACAAACGGGTCTTGCACATTTCACAT
Coding sequences within it:
- a CDS encoding nuclear transport factor 2 family protein, which gives rise to MADDIQLVTQANQNFYRVFETLKIAEMEKVWARDVEIQCGHPGWRMLRGWGPVMESWQRIFENTPSMKFILTDVKVEVHGDLAWVTLYENLSSSVQGQNYTASVLTTNMFQRSADGWRMILHHGSSVSQPPDTDEISTVH
- a CDS encoding SDR family oxidoreductase, coding for MPHLEGKTALVTGAGRGIGRAIALTLAHVGCRVVLTARTQAQLDEVKQTVFAVGSPSLVVAADLSRDDDIQRLVAECQAFGSVDILVNNAGWGKKNTVVRSHVEDWDQTLRLNLRTPMMLAKAFLPAMIEKGEGAVINIGSISGKSGEAGSSAYAASKFGLIGFTQSLYEEVREHGIKVSVILPGFVDTSMIPPVKHIDRAKMIRPQDVADAVMFVLSASPTCCPVELTIRPQRTPYR
- a CDS encoding HAD family phosphatase, with the translated sequence MLRAVIFDFNGIIVDDEPIHFQLFQKVFAEEDINLTEEAYYSRYLGFDDRGAFEAGFRENQRELDAAELAQLIERKAVYYQEAIRRHVAIFPGVIELIATLSPTLPLAVASGALRNEIETILTTVGVKDAFRVIVSAEDVTRGKPEPEIFLKALAGLNAQSPASHAITAADCVVIEDSKEGIKGARRAGMKCLAVTNSHPAELLGEANAVVRSLEDVSLPYLSALCA
- a CDS encoding NUDIX hydrolase, which produces MASDHDHHAHQAAHGHTGHGHIEYRYCPKCGGGLDKRVVKTNEPRRLVCQLCSFIFYQDPKVVAGTVFTLDGGIVLLKRGVEPEIGKWVFPGGYVDRGESVQDAAVRETKEESQLDVKLGPLLNVYSYPKSANVIVVYTAKVIGGVLTAADESTEAKVFSPKEIPWEELAFVSTRDALNDYIKNYL
- a CDS encoding Rieske 2Fe-2S domain-containing protein, coding for MANFVKVCALGDVKAGCGKSLELNGKAVGVFNIDGRIYAINDVCGHRGGPLAEGELDGTTVICPWHGWRYNVTTGENELLPSLPTQKYAVKVEGDDILVDLE
- a CDS encoding aminomethyl transferase family protein encodes the protein MAKQTTLAGWHNRHGVTWQERDSWLLPDHFGNPEEEYRAVRNAVGLIDLSQRAMLQFTGPDRLSFLQGMLSNDLRALRMFEGQSAALLTQQGKVVAGLRVLCAMNSFYVDFWEPLKEKIINHLNRYLVADEVEIQDPNDHWKMLSLQGPRAASVLNETLAGAGLPDRVHQHAMIQFDGGLVCVVHADRYGAPGYDIIVQTAQLEKFAQTLTDRGAPWVGEQAQNILRVENGLARYGVDFDEDNLLLEVGLDDAVSFSKGCYLGQEVVERIRSRGHVNKKLCGLLLDGNTAAVSGDKIFASEKEVGHITCSVQSPALQRPIALGYLNKDFWQPGMKLDVHRACQSIGATVTPRPLLRPA
- a CDS encoding peroxiredoxin; amino-acid sequence: MAGMEGQKAPAFTLAGSDGKQHSLSEYAGKNVILWFYPKDDTPGUTKEACGFRDAIDTVAKANTVVVGVSPDGIDSHNQFINKFNLPFVLLSDPQKDAMKAYGAWGPRKNAQGEVSEGTIRSTALIGPDGTIKKHWIPVADAGAHPAEVLAALK